The following coding sequences are from one Stigmatopora nigra isolate UIUO_SnigA chromosome 12, RoL_Snig_1.1, whole genome shotgun sequence window:
- the rtkn2 gene encoding rhotekin-2 isoform X1 codes for MECTRPLKQRMKNNMDDQRDVQNPKRNKNSILDLSGSSAVAMEIKRKKIRQSTLFQQNENASIEKKLDFELRMREGAYKLLLACSNREQILNASKNLLTCNARIKAYMGHMQKTNEEWDMAGKVSRNIEERVPCRGTVALSGLRIPLMWKDQDHFNNRGSSRRVAIFCLMKMGSQVFDTKMAVVDRTITDVCFDEVAIFQDAVPGFKLRVELWSCALEEELNLVNTPKKLAKKLRNSLGKSAGKKLGPLLDTSDPDTFLQSNPVPVGAKYTLLAYSTMRLPEAEGSFQSHSLVVLQNSDWSSWLPLYGNLCCRLVAQPVCMTQSVMTGYLNQKQSMEGFERYCRFYCILSASTFSCYFSPEEVEAKVQPTLCLAINKDTRIRVMEKQSGGKKSSRSLSIINPSVEGYHIEVFTADTREELDEWQDALHQHIYDQSQWLHCCQKLMKIEVVSPRKPSLFLTKQADSVYDELSINSPGKLESITDIIHSKIEETDGQFLIGHQEARQPPMWSTLFDGTHTIIPQKASANVLSQSETYPQKASANVLSQSETYTPCSSPKPCSSSTPNSGKKRRAPPPPMSPYTTVAPPLRPERPPRPPPLSHLGKENTSRPKTKTGRPSLDAKFSAIIQQLQHNNKHGAPALGRKNAPLALPQVDDQVTDAPAPRSNLRKSFRERMNFKANI; via the exons AATGCCAGCATTGAAAAGAAGTTAGACTTTGAGCTGCGAATGCGAGAGGGCGCCTACAAGCTGCTGTTGGCCTGCAGTAACAGAGAACAAATCCTCAACGCCTCCAAGAACCTGCTGACCTGCAATGCTAGAATTAAAGCATACATGGGTCATATGCAGAAGACAAACGAGGAGTGGGATATGGCAGGAAAAGTCAGCAG AAATATAGAGGAACGTGTTCCCTGTAGAGGAACGGTTGCTCTGTCTG GTCTTCGTATTCCCTTGATGTGGAAGGATCAAGATCACTTTAACAACAGAGGAA GCTCGCGCCGTGTAGCCATCTTCTGTCTCATGAAGATGGGCTCCCAAGTGTTTGATACAAAGATGGCAGTGGTGGACAGAACCATCACAGATGTCTGCTTTGATGAAGTCGCTATCTT tcaAGATGCAGTTCCTGGATTTAAGCTGCGAGTAGAGCTGTGGAGTTGCGCCTTGGAGGAAGAGCTCAACCTAGTCAACACGCCAAAAAAGCTGGCTAAGAAGCTACGGAATTCATTAGGGAAGAGTGCAGGCAAGAAGCTCGGCCCTCTGCTAGATACTTCTGATCCTGACACATTCCTCCAGTCCAACCCAGTGCCGGT agGAGCAAAGTACACCCTCCTGGCCTACTCCACAATGAGACTGCCTGAGGCGGAAGGCAGCTTTCAGTCTCATTCACTGGTCGTCCTCCAAAATT CTGATTGGTCCTCCTGGCTTCCACTTTATGGTAACCTGTGTTGCCGCTTGGTGGCCCAGCCTGTGTGTATGACGCAAAGTGTGATGACCGGATATCTTAACCAGAAG CAAAGTATGGAGGGCTTTGAGCGCTATTGCAGATTCTATTGCATCCTGAGTGCCAGTACTTTTTCATGCTACTTCAGTCCCGAGGAGGTGGAGGCCAAAGTTCAGCCGACGCTCTGCCTGGCAATAAACAAG GACACCCGCATCCGAGTGATGGAAAAGCAGtcaggtggaaaaaaatcatccagGAGTCTTTCCATCATTAATCCTTCAGTAGAGGGATACCACATTGAGGTCTTCACAGCAGATACTAGGGAGGAGCTGGATGAGTGGCAGGATGCGCTTCATCAGCATATCTATGATCAGA GTCAGTGGCTGCACTGCTGCCAGAAGCTCATGAAAATCGAGGTGGTGTCACCACGGAAACCGTCTCTCTTCCTCACCAAACAAGCTGACTCTGTTTATGATGAGCTCA GTATCAATTCTCCAGGCAAGTTGGAGAGCATCACCGACATCATCCATAGCAAGATCGAGGAGACTGACGGCCAGTTCCTGATTGGTCACCAAGAGGCCAGGCAACCTCCTATGTGGTCCACTCTGTTTGATGGCACCCACACGATTATACCACAAAAGGCAAGTGCTAATGTTCTGTCACAGAGTGAAACCTACCCACAAAAGGCAAGTGCTAATGTTCTGTCACAGAGTGAAACCTACACCCCATGTTCAAGCCCCAAGCCATGTTCTAGCTCCACGCCCAATAGTGGGAAGAAACGCCGTGCCCCACCTCCCCCTATGAGCCCATACACCACAGTTGCTCCTCCTCTCCGTCCTGAGAGACCTCCCCGGCCTCCTCCTCTCTCACACCTAGGGAAAGAAAACACTTCACGGCCAAAAACCAAAACGGGACGACCATCCCTGGATGCCAAATTCTCTGCCATCATCCAGCAATTGCAGCACAATAACAAACACGGAGCTCCCGCGCTGGGACGTAAAAACGCACCACTTGCCTTGCCTCAGGTTGACGATCAAGTCACTGATGCTCCTGCACCGAGGAGCAATTTGAGAAAGTCGTTTAGAGAGAGGATGAACTTCAAAGCCAACATATGA
- the rtkn2 gene encoding rhotekin-2 isoform X2, with amino-acid sequence MECTRPLKQRMKNNMDDQRDVQNPKRNKNSILDLSGSSAVAMEIKRKKIRQSTLFQQNENASIEKKLDFELRMREGAYKLLLACSNREQILNASKNLLTCNARIKAYMGHMQKTNEEWDMAGKVSRNIEERVPCRGTVALSGLRIPLMWKDQDHFNNRGSSRRVAIFCLMKMGSQVFDTKMAVVDRTITDVCFDEVAIFQDAVPGFKLRVELWSCALEEELNLVNTPKKLAKKLRNSLGKSAGKKLGPLLDTSDPDTFLQSNPVPVGAKYTLLAYSTMRLPEAEGSFQSHSLVVLQNSDWSSWLPLYGNLCCRLVAQPVCMTQSVMTGYLNQKQSMEGFERYCRFYCILSASTFSCYFSPEEVEAKVQPTLCLAINKDTRIRVMEKQSGGKKSSRSLSIINPSVEGYHIEVFTADTREELDEWQDALHQHIYDQSQWLHCCQKLMKIEVVSPRKPSLFLTKQADSVYDELSINSPGKLESITDIIHSKIEETDGQFLIGHQEARQPPMWSTLFDGTHTIIPQKASANVLSQSETYTPCSSPKPCSSSTPNSGKKRRAPPPPMSPYTTVAPPLRPERPPRPPPLSHLGKENTSRPKTKTGRPSLDAKFSAIIQQLQHNNKHGAPALGRKNAPLALPQVDDQVTDAPAPRSNLRKSFRERMNFKANI; translated from the exons AATGCCAGCATTGAAAAGAAGTTAGACTTTGAGCTGCGAATGCGAGAGGGCGCCTACAAGCTGCTGTTGGCCTGCAGTAACAGAGAACAAATCCTCAACGCCTCCAAGAACCTGCTGACCTGCAATGCTAGAATTAAAGCATACATGGGTCATATGCAGAAGACAAACGAGGAGTGGGATATGGCAGGAAAAGTCAGCAG AAATATAGAGGAACGTGTTCCCTGTAGAGGAACGGTTGCTCTGTCTG GTCTTCGTATTCCCTTGATGTGGAAGGATCAAGATCACTTTAACAACAGAGGAA GCTCGCGCCGTGTAGCCATCTTCTGTCTCATGAAGATGGGCTCCCAAGTGTTTGATACAAAGATGGCAGTGGTGGACAGAACCATCACAGATGTCTGCTTTGATGAAGTCGCTATCTT tcaAGATGCAGTTCCTGGATTTAAGCTGCGAGTAGAGCTGTGGAGTTGCGCCTTGGAGGAAGAGCTCAACCTAGTCAACACGCCAAAAAAGCTGGCTAAGAAGCTACGGAATTCATTAGGGAAGAGTGCAGGCAAGAAGCTCGGCCCTCTGCTAGATACTTCTGATCCTGACACATTCCTCCAGTCCAACCCAGTGCCGGT agGAGCAAAGTACACCCTCCTGGCCTACTCCACAATGAGACTGCCTGAGGCGGAAGGCAGCTTTCAGTCTCATTCACTGGTCGTCCTCCAAAATT CTGATTGGTCCTCCTGGCTTCCACTTTATGGTAACCTGTGTTGCCGCTTGGTGGCCCAGCCTGTGTGTATGACGCAAAGTGTGATGACCGGATATCTTAACCAGAAG CAAAGTATGGAGGGCTTTGAGCGCTATTGCAGATTCTATTGCATCCTGAGTGCCAGTACTTTTTCATGCTACTTCAGTCCCGAGGAGGTGGAGGCCAAAGTTCAGCCGACGCTCTGCCTGGCAATAAACAAG GACACCCGCATCCGAGTGATGGAAAAGCAGtcaggtggaaaaaaatcatccagGAGTCTTTCCATCATTAATCCTTCAGTAGAGGGATACCACATTGAGGTCTTCACAGCAGATACTAGGGAGGAGCTGGATGAGTGGCAGGATGCGCTTCATCAGCATATCTATGATCAGA GTCAGTGGCTGCACTGCTGCCAGAAGCTCATGAAAATCGAGGTGGTGTCACCACGGAAACCGTCTCTCTTCCTCACCAAACAAGCTGACTCTGTTTATGATGAGCTCA GTATCAATTCTCCAGGCAAGTTGGAGAGCATCACCGACATCATCCATAGCAAGATCGAGGAGACTGACGGCCAGTTCCTGATTGGTCACCAAGAGGCCAGGCAACCTCCTATGTGGTCCACTCTGTTTGATGGCACCCACACGATTATACCACAAAAGGCAAGTGCTAATGTTCTGTCACAGAGTGAAAC CTACACCCCATGTTCAAGCCCCAAGCCATGTTCTAGCTCCACGCCCAATAGTGGGAAGAAACGCCGTGCCCCACCTCCCCCTATGAGCCCATACACCACAGTTGCTCCTCCTCTCCGTCCTGAGAGACCTCCCCGGCCTCCTCCTCTCTCACACCTAGGGAAAGAAAACACTTCACGGCCAAAAACCAAAACGGGACGACCATCCCTGGATGCCAAATTCTCTGCCATCATCCAGCAATTGCAGCACAATAACAAACACGGAGCTCCCGCGCTGGGACGTAAAAACGCACCACTTGCCTTGCCTCAGGTTGACGATCAAGTCACTGATGCTCCTGCACCGAGGAGCAATTTGAGAAAGTCGTTTAGAGAGAGGATGAACTTCAAAGCCAACATATGA